TCGTTAAGCGAAGATCGTTAATGGAAGACATCATTGGGCGCAGCTCCTGCGACGAGTTATGGATTCGAACCATTACGGTATACAACTTCTTACCATCAACCACGCGTGGAAATCCAGATATTTCCTCTATGCGACCATTAAACGAGGTGTTCTCCAAAAGCGGAATCCTAACCTTTGCATCCTGCATAAGCTTCACCTTTGCAAGATCACCCTCTGGCAGTTCAAACGTAGAGTAGAAAGAAGAGCTATTAGGTATTAATGCTACAGTAAGATCATCGGGGGTAATAATACTCCCCGCCTGGCGCTTATTTCCCGACAAATCGGTATAGTAGGTTACAACACCACTTCGAGGAGCACGGACCACTACTGCACCAAGCAACTTTCTTAACTCAAGAGGCTTTTTAGCCGCATTCTCGGCCTTTGCTTGAAGAGCAACAGCGTTGTCCGCAATCTGCTGCATCTTAAACTTCATGTTTTGGTATGCCTGATCGTAGGCAATTTTAGACTTCTCGAATTCCAGTTTAGACTTTTTCTGTGCTGCTGGAGGATCGTAAAACGATTGCTCCATATTAATCTGACTAATCTCCATGTTAATACGAAGCGTCGAGAGATTATATCGTACATCACGAAGTTGGGCTACTGTATCGGAGAGTGCGCGTTGTGCCTGTCCGCTTAAGTCGGCAGCCTCAAGCTCTGCTGCCTTTATCGCATTCACAATGCTCTCCCTGTC
This window of the uncultured Acetobacteroides sp. genome carries:
- a CDS encoding efflux RND transporter periplasmic adaptor subunit codes for the protein MKKRGFLLVLVLVVVVGFAAYFVFTSDVFSSGKPKLVAVEEGNVDVTIVANGELVAKDFIKVAASTAFRSKSDVIGQVRIKTIVPEGKVVRSGEPIALLDRESIVNAIKAAELEAADLSGQAQRALSDTVAQLRDVRYNLSTLRINMEISQINMEQSFYDPPAAQKKSKLEFEKSKIAYDQAYQNMKFKMQQIADNAVALQAKAENAAKKPLELRKLLGAVVVRAPRSGVVTYYTDLSGNKRQAGSIITPDDLTVALIPNSSSFYSTFELPEGDLAKVKLMQDAKVRIPLLENTSFNGRIEEISGFPRVVDGKKLYTVMVRIHNSSQELRPMMSSINDLRLTTLNNVLYLPQKAIVAEQGKHYVYTEDKRKQEVALGGSNSELVAIVKGLKKGEEIFLSRPEKVDSFILKQL